One window from the genome of Rariglobus hedericola encodes:
- a CDS encoding ribulose-phosphate 3-epimerase gives MTRPIQLSPSMMCADPFALNEVVASFVAGGVEWLHIDVMDGRYVPNFTLGPDYCRALAAACPVPLDVHLMVEEPERHVGLFTGFPNVRVSFHPETVRQPVRLIERIREAGASPGIAIDPGISVESCAHLLPLVDQVMIMTVNPGYAGQKLLPFCLPKLTRARELLNACGNAKARVEVDGNVSWANIAPMVTAGADILVAGTSSLFVNGRVEAAAIARMRELAATAVPAKV, from the coding sequence ATGACTCGTCCTATTCAGCTTTCTCCTTCGATGATGTGCGCCGATCCGTTCGCCCTGAACGAAGTCGTCGCGAGCTTCGTGGCCGGTGGCGTCGAGTGGCTGCACATCGACGTGATGGACGGGCGTTATGTGCCGAATTTCACACTTGGTCCGGACTACTGCCGGGCCCTCGCGGCGGCCTGCCCGGTCCCCCTCGACGTGCATCTGATGGTCGAGGAGCCGGAGCGGCACGTGGGCCTGTTCACCGGGTTTCCCAACGTGCGCGTGAGCTTTCATCCCGAGACGGTGCGTCAACCGGTGCGCTTGATTGAACGCATCCGTGAGGCGGGGGCGTCGCCGGGCATCGCCATCGATCCGGGAATCTCCGTCGAAAGCTGCGCACATCTGCTGCCGTTGGTCGACCAAGTCATGATCATGACAGTCAACCCTGGTTACGCCGGACAAAAGCTGCTCCCGTTCTGCCTGCCCAAGCTCACCCGCGCCCGCGAACTGCTAAACGCCTGCGGCAACGCGAAAGCGCGGGTGGAAGTCGATGGCAACGTCAGCTGGGCCAACATCGCGCCGATGGTCACCGCCGGCGCGGACATCCTGGTGGCCGGCACGTCTTCGCTGTTCGTCAACGGCCGCGTCGAGGCCGCCGCCATCGCCCGCATGCGCGAACTGGCCGCAACCGCGGTCCCCGCAAAAGTCTGA